In Stieleria varia, one genomic interval encodes:
- a CDS encoding diaminopimelate decarboxylase, which produces MFHQRISTDLAAEIWSTVKRSGCLAEDVKSFVVHDLGRMRDRLQNLQSVFPRQSRHTLAIKANPLVEILRVAVGCGVGLEAASIEEVELAVAAGCPAEQIIFDSPAKTRDEIQHCLKLGVHLNVDNFDELERIGSLYQTVASASTVGLRINPEVGVGTIAITSVGGTGSKFGVSVSKDHDRILDAFVKYDWLVGLHAHVGSQGCALDLLCRSAARLQQLRREIVEHTGRRIPLVNIGGGLPAAYDDAIEPPSPSLYAEQLAIHAPDLMGDEVTLMTEFGRAVQAGCGVAFSRVEYVRRQSQRVVGDLTDSDHSMAVIHLGADMFLRPVYRPDDWKHEYALLDASGLLKTQDSRQTTIAGPLCFAGDILTREALMPEPRVGDWIVIRDCGAYTLSMWSRHCSRGLPPVVGYDASNQSVSLLHRGETPEDVVRFWSR; this is translated from the coding sequence ATGTTCCATCAACGAATTTCAACCGATCTGGCCGCCGAGATTTGGTCCACGGTAAAACGGTCAGGATGTCTGGCCGAAGACGTGAAATCATTCGTTGTGCATGATCTGGGGCGGATGCGCGATCGGCTTCAGAATCTGCAATCCGTGTTTCCACGGCAATCGCGGCACACTCTGGCGATCAAAGCGAATCCGCTTGTCGAAATCTTACGCGTCGCCGTTGGGTGTGGCGTGGGATTGGAAGCCGCAAGTATCGAAGAAGTTGAGTTGGCGGTGGCGGCCGGATGTCCCGCCGAGCAGATCATTTTTGATTCACCGGCCAAAACACGCGATGAAATCCAGCATTGCTTGAAGTTGGGCGTCCATTTGAATGTCGACAATTTCGATGAGCTGGAACGAATCGGATCGCTTTACCAAACCGTGGCGTCTGCCTCGACGGTCGGCTTGCGAATCAATCCCGAAGTCGGCGTGGGAACGATCGCGATCACCAGCGTGGGTGGAACGGGATCAAAATTCGGTGTCTCGGTTTCGAAAGACCATGATCGAATTCTGGATGCGTTTGTCAAATACGATTGGCTTGTCGGTTTACACGCTCACGTCGGATCGCAAGGGTGTGCGTTGGATTTGTTGTGCCGCTCCGCCGCGCGGCTTCAGCAATTGCGACGCGAAATCGTAGAGCATACGGGACGCCGTATCCCTCTGGTCAACATCGGAGGTGGGCTGCCCGCGGCGTATGATGACGCCATCGAACCCCCGTCGCCGAGTCTGTACGCGGAGCAACTCGCGATACATGCGCCTGACTTGATGGGCGACGAGGTAACGTTAATGACGGAGTTCGGGCGAGCGGTGCAAGCCGGATGTGGTGTGGCGTTCAGCCGTGTCGAGTATGTTCGCAGACAAAGCCAACGCGTGGTGGGCGACTTAACGGATAGCGATCACAGCATGGCAGTGATTCATTTGGGTGCCGATATGTTTCTGCGTCCGGTGTATCGGCCTGACGATTGGAAACACGAGTACGCTTTGTTGGACGCATCGGGTCTGCTGAAAACACAAGACTCGCGACAAACGACGATCGCCGGTCCGCTTTGTTTTGCGGGCGACATTTTGACTCGCGAAGCCTTGATGCCAGAACCTCGAGTGGGCGATTGGATCGTGATCCGTGATTGCGGAGCCTACACGTTGAGCATGTGGTCAAGACACTGCAGTCGTGGATTGCCTCCGGTCGTCGGGTACGACGCGAGCAACCAGTCGGTGTCGCTCTTGCACCGCGGTGAAACCCCTGAGGATGTTGTGCGGTTTTGGAGCCGTTGA
- a CDS encoding FG-GAP repeat domain-containing protein produces the protein MCKTLLSLSVTIAVYGVCCLPFPAQAIDPSAYSWRPETIDQIEIGYGVQLADVDGDGKTDIVLADKSTIQWYQSPSWTKHIIAKDLTERDNVCVTARDIDGDGKCEIAVGGQWNFRESVKDGAVFYLDAPEDRTQMWKPIKLHHEPSTHRMHWVKGVGDQYHLVVKPLRGKGSVEGVGPGLKVLAYQRPEKHDAQWPYHVVSDSLHLSHNFHPVNWDDDAEEELIIAAKEGVWHFDPKGEQWSSTQLTDAWAGEVRDGRLPGGKRFIATVEPMHGSASAVYVQSDSPDSQWTRAKVLDEALKDGHALACADFLGNGSDQVVVGWRAMNDPGVPGIKLFTPLDAEGSQWHELPLSQGTVAVEDIKVGDLNGDGKVDIVAAARQTKNLVIFWNER, from the coding sequence ATGTGCAAAACACTCCTGTCTCTGTCAGTTACGATCGCCGTGTACGGCGTCTGCTGTTTGCCATTTCCGGCTCAGGCCATCGACCCGTCGGCTTATTCCTGGCGACCGGAGACGATCGACCAAATCGAGATCGGCTACGGCGTTCAACTCGCTGACGTCGACGGCGACGGCAAGACGGATATCGTCTTGGCTGACAAGAGCACCATTCAGTGGTATCAGAGCCCGTCCTGGACGAAACACATCATCGCCAAGGATCTGACCGAGCGTGACAACGTCTGTGTTACCGCTCGCGACATTGACGGAGACGGTAAGTGTGAGATCGCCGTGGGTGGACAATGGAACTTTCGCGAGAGCGTCAAAGACGGCGCGGTTTTTTACTTGGACGCACCCGAAGACCGTACCCAGATGTGGAAACCGATCAAACTACATCACGAACCCAGCACGCACCGCATGCACTGGGTGAAAGGTGTCGGGGACCAATATCACTTGGTCGTCAAACCTCTGCGAGGAAAAGGCAGCGTGGAGGGTGTCGGTCCAGGACTGAAAGTACTTGCCTACCAACGTCCTGAGAAACATGACGCTCAGTGGCCGTATCATGTGGTCAGCGATTCACTCCACCTTTCACATAATTTTCACCCGGTCAATTGGGATGATGATGCCGAAGAAGAGTTGATCATCGCGGCCAAGGAAGGTGTTTGGCATTTTGACCCGAAGGGTGAGCAGTGGTCGTCCACTCAGTTGACCGATGCGTGGGCGGGCGAAGTGCGTGACGGACGGTTGCCCGGCGGAAAGCGTTTCATCGCGACGGTGGAGCCCATGCACGGGTCGGCTTCGGCGGTCTATGTGCAATCCGATTCACCTGACAGCCAGTGGACGCGAGCGAAGGTCTTGGACGAGGCTTTGAAGGACGGACACGCGCTTGCCTGTGCTGATTTCCTGGGCAACGGCAGCGACCAAGTCGTCGTCGGTTGGCGAGCGATGAACGATCCAGGAGTGCCGGGCATCAAGCTTTTCACTCCGCTCGATGCCGAGGGATCTCAGTGGCATGAGCTGCCGCTTTCACAAGGGACCGTCGCGGTGGAAGACATCAAGGTCGGCGACCTCAACGGTGACGGGAAAGTAGACATCGTTGCCGCGGCGCGACAGACCAAAAACCTGGTGATCTTTTGGAACGAGAGGTAG